Proteins encoded together in one Falco peregrinus isolate bFalPer1 chromosome 2, bFalPer1.pri, whole genome shotgun sequence window:
- the DOK1 gene encoding LOW QUALITY PROTEIN: docking protein 1 (The sequence of the model RefSeq protein was modified relative to this genomic sequence to represent the inferred CDS: deleted 1 base in 1 codon), which produces MDPPAKEGPLLVQHSYKFGTKRWKRSWFVLYPASQHGVARLEFFDCKEPALPAERLGTRRLDKTVVRLADCTSVGPVPESGPRAGTAVFRLETSGRSYLLAAEKQQSEEWVAKLCEIAFPGNSPGDAGVAARHGKEGGREVPALEMAVNSIYYSRDEVNAFWVTVQRTEAAERCELRGTYVLKAERDSLVLKDPRTNGILYVWPYRLLRRYGRDKVMFSFEAGRRCDSGPGNFTFETKQGNEIFRLVEASIREQKAQVEENRQSCDSLDSDSPGVVLIHQALADALSLELPAEGDDTVAPKAGLAPRPSAAAEERDTVSMLKTRTLPELPVPQAKPTVSSTPPRSPLPKVPHTVLPAEDLSSVYSEPLDSVKGFRPWPDSLYSDPVDSKPAGGARVPGGASDELKLRPLVPLYSGTYKQVRAEERSQPPAVPRQREHIYDEPEGCASRLLPSTTCIYDEARPMGEAWRTQGHDGRSGYEYPYNPSTDDYSVPAFQAKAKGPKPVPAPKPQAALIPKGAERSRDPGKRWGNAAPEKAAVKPRLNSSNNNNNVEVLYSQVAKPQYMQKKEQSVDECSLSPVYEDLGEI; this is translated from the exons ATGGACCCGCCGGCCAAGGAGGGGCCGCTGCTGGTGCAGCACAGCTACAAGTTCGGCACTAAG AGGTGGAAGCGGAGCTGGTTCGTGCTGTACCCGGCCAGCCAGCACGGCGTCGCCCGCCTGGAGTTCTTTGACTGCAAGGAGCCGGCGCTGCCGGCCGAGCGGCTGGGCACCCGGCGGCTGGACAAGACGGTGGTGCGGCTGGCGGACTGCACCAGCGTGGGGCCCGTGCCTGAGAGCGGCCCCCGCGCCGGCACCGCCGTCTTCCGCCTGGAGACCAGCGGCCGGAGCTACCTCTTGGCGGCCGAGAAGCAGCAGAGCGAGGAGTGGGTGGCGAAGCTGTGCGAGATCGCCTTCCCG GGAAACAGCCCTGGTGATGCTGGTGTGGCAGCCCGGCATGGCAAAGAGGGTGGCAGGGAGGTGCCAGCCCTGGAGATGGCCGTGAACTCCATCTACTACTCGAGAGACGAAG tgAATGCCTTCTGGGTGACAGTGCAACGGACAGAGGCTGCGGAGAGATGCGAGCTGCGTGGCACCTACGTGCTCAAGGCTGAACGTGACAGCCTTGTCCTGAAGGACCCGCGGACAAATGGGATCCTCTATGTCTGGCCCTACCGGCTGCTCCGGAGATACGGCCGGGACaag GTGATGTTCTCCTTCGAAGCTGGCAGGCGCTGTGACTCCGGCCCAGGGAACTTCACCTTTGAGACCAAGCAGGGCAATGAGATCTTCCGCCTGGTGGAAGCCTCCATCCGGGAGCAAAAAGCGCAGGTGGAGGAAAACCGGCAAAGCTGTGACTCGCTGGATTCAGACAGCCCTGGTGTGGTGCTGATCCACCAGGCCCTGGCTGACGCTCTGAGCCTGGAGCTGCCTGCGGAGGGGGATGATACCGTGGCACCCAAGGCGGGGCTGGCGCCAAGGCCCAGTGCAGCGGCAGAGGAGAGAGACACCGTGTCTATGCTGAAAACCCGGACTCTGCCAGAGCTCCCTGTGCCGCAGGCCAAGCCCACAGTGTCGAGCACG CCCCCCCGGTCCCCTCTGCCGAAGGTGCCCCACACCGTGCTGCCAGCTGAGGACCTATCCAGTGTGTACTCGGAGCCCCTGGACTCAGTGAAGGGCTTTCGGCCCTGGCCAGACTCGCTGTACTCAGACCCTGTTGACAGCAAGCCTGCTGGTGGGGCCAGGGTGCCCGGCGGTGCCTCGGATGAGCTGAAGCTCCGGCCGCTGGTGCCTCTGTACTCTGGCACGTACAAACAGGTGCGGGCTGAGGAGCGCAGCCAGCCCcctgctgtgcccaggcagAGGGAGCACATCTATGACGAGCCTGAGGGCTGTGCTTCCCGCTTGCTGCCCTCCACCACCTGCATCTACGATGAAGCACGGCCCATGGGTGAGGCCTGGCGCACTCAGGGCCACGACGGCAGGAGCGGCTACGAGTATCCCTACAACCCCAGCACTGATGACTACTCAGTACCTGCCTTCCAGGCCAAGGCCAAGGGCCCCAAGCCAGTGCCTGCCCCCAAGCCGCAGGCAGCCCTTATCCCTAAAGGTGCTGAGAGGAGCAGGGACCCTGGCAAGCGGTGGGGGAATGCCGCTCCCGAGAAGGCGGCCGTCAAACCGAGGCTTAAtagcagcaacaacaacaacaatgtGGAGGTGCTGTACAGCCAGGTGGCAAAGCCGCAGTACATGCAGAAGAAGGAGCAGTCTGTGGATGAGTGCAGCTTGTCGCCCGTCTACGAGGACTTGGGAGAGATATAA